ATGTTGTGCATGCTGAGCATTTGCTTATCACTTTTGTAGTTTCcttcttatttttattcgcAAATGCAACAATTGCCCATTACttctacacatacatatgtatgtgtatgtgtcaCTCATGTATGTAGTATGTGTGACACTATGAGTTTTACTCACCGAATAAATTAATGTccttttctttaaataaagtattagTAAATTctgtttgtaaatttttttccACAAAGTTTTCCGTTAAAATGTCAGTTTATTTTCTAGCAAAAGCGATTAGCAAATACAATGTTAGaatcttaatttttaataggcagacaataaaaatagaacatatttaccatttgccatttgcactCAAGTTTTGGTTAAATAGCATGGAACCGGATTTGAAATGTGATAATTATGTGCATAGATGTGAAGGAAGAGCATTTGAGTTGAGGCTTGCGAAGCGAATGAAGTTTTAtctatcgctctctctccctctcgtccctactgttgttgctttgtcgCGCATTATTGAGTCGTCGtcagtttcgttttgtttcgcATTGAGTGCAGTTGAACTACGCCTCTAGATTGCATGgtgagacacacacatacgcactgcagtacatacgtatgtatgtatatagaatttatatttacttcattttcGCTATGTGctttctttcctttttatGGACAAGTCAATGCACTTTGAAGAATCAACGAGATAAATATGTTCAATAATATCGTAAATGTATGCAAAGAAATAGTACACAAAATTGCCAGGTCTTGACTTTTGTTTAAttagtacacacacatacaaacgcACACCTATAGAATTACACCGTCACACACAGTCAAAGACAATGTGGCCAGCTGCCGGGCGCTGACGTCATGCAGTGGCCCCatagcattttattattattgttatcttTGTTGTGCAAGCTCGTTTACTGTATAAACAATCCAGTGTACAAAATTAAGCTACATTAAGCTCTAGataaaaaaatgaatcttCAACATTCTTGCAGCTGACGATATCGAGCAGTTGAACAAATTTTCATGTGGGGGCTACAGCGATGAGTCGACGATTGTCTATTTAGTGCATCCCTGTCGCATTTTGTCAGCGCTAGAGGTAAGTGCGGCATCGATTAATTAGCTAACTAACTATCAATAATAGATAAATTATCGAAATTTGAATCTGAATAGATTTTGGGCTTTCGTGTGGTTGCGAGTTCATCGACGGCAGTGAAGCAGGATTATAACGAATATATGTGGACGATGCGCAAGGAGTTCGACGAACCCGAACCCGAGTCTGAAACTGTATCCGTTGTCCGTGAAAATCTATCAAATATTGGTCGCGAGGCCGCCAGTTTAGGCAACTATCACAAGGTTGATTCGCCGGAGTAAAGAGAGCTGGTTTTTTCcactttactttttgttttgttttttcttttttttgatttgcaaaaCTCTCTTCATTtactctctctatatatattgtatgtgtgtatgcttgTGTCGGTGTGAGTATAATTGtatagaaaagaaagaaagagaaaagctATAGCAACCCGAAACCAAAACTAAACCACATATAAAAGCTGAAAACTAGACCTTACTGCGACAGTCCACATTCGGCATTCAATCGATCGTTTTCCACACAACcaaagcaaaatcaaagcaTGAGCGATAATCAACAACcatcagcggcagcagcaactcaaacagcagcaacagcaacaactgcgacagcggcaacggcaacaactggagcagcagcagtagcaccCAAGGACTCCACATTGAATTGCGAGTGTCCACCAGCAGCGGTTGCACCATCGGCCACCTCCATTGCCGGCTGTCCGGCCAACGTTGTGACCATCCCAGTGCCCATTTTGCAAACGGAAGGCACCTTTGCCTACGTCACCGTGAAAGGTTCACTGCATGATTACACTTGCACTGTGTTTGGCTTGAATCAGGCAGAAGTTCAGGCTCTCTCGCAACGTTTGTCGGTGAAGAATTGTGTGAATGGCGTTCTGATTGCAGTGCCGCCAATGGTTATGCTGAATACGCTGGCACAGCTCAGCTATAAAGTCATTTGCAGTTGCG
This window of the Drosophila albomicans strain 15112-1751.03 chromosome 2L, ASM965048v2, whole genome shotgun sequence genome carries:
- the LOC117563276 gene encoding uncharacterized protein LOC117563276 isoform X2, which produces MVRHTHTHCSTYVSDDIEQLNKFSCGGYSDESTIVYLVHPCRILSALEILGFRVVASSSTAVKQDYNEYMWTMRKEFDEPEPESETVSVVRENLSNIGREAASLGNYHKVDSPE
- the LOC117563276 gene encoding uncharacterized protein LOC117563276 isoform X3, encoding MPYIIIRGNLASYSHKYPWRVLVSGLKADDIEQLNKFSCGGYSDESTIVYLVHPCRILSALEINYRNLNLNRFWAFVWLRVHRRQ
- the LOC117563276 gene encoding uncharacterized protein LOC117563276 isoform X1, with the translated sequence MPYIIIRGNLASYSHKYPWRVLVSGLKADDIEQLNKFSCGGYSDESTIVYLVHPCRILSALEILGFRVVASSSTAVKQDYNEYMWTMRKEFDEPEPESETVSVVRENLSNIGREAASLGNYHKVDSPE
- the LOC117563273 gene encoding spore coat protein SP65; the protein is MSDNQQPSAAAATQTAATATTATAATATTGAAAVAPKDSTLNCECPPAAVAPSATSIAGCPANVVTIPVPILQTEGTFAYVTVKGSLHDYTCTVFGLNQAEVQALSQRLSVKNCVNGVLIAVPPMVMLNTLAQLSYKVICSCGEAEICWTMQREV